The following proteins are co-located in the Urocitellus parryii isolate mUroPar1 chromosome 15, mUroPar1.hap1, whole genome shotgun sequence genome:
- the LOC144250417 gene encoding threonylcarbamoyl-AMP synthase-like, with amino-acid sequence MSPARPCSGLRAAVAASVGLSQGQTGSARSGRLLRPPSPALAAPGARLLRLPGNGAVQAASPERAGWTEALRAAVAAVPADTLSGLACSASCSAALDAVYRLKGRSETKPLAVRLGRVADVYRYCQVRVPEELLKDLLPGPVTLVMERSEELHKDLNPFTPLVGIRIPDHAFMLDLAQMFGGPLALTSANLSSQASSLNVYQEFQDLWPHLSLVIDGGPIGDGQSPEYRLGSTVVDLSVSGKFGIIRPGCALESTTAILQQKYGLLPSHRSCP; translated from the exons ATGTCTCCGGCGCGACCGTGCTCGGGGCTGAGGGCCGCCGTGGCCGCCAGCGTGGGGCTGAGCCAGGGGCAGACGGGCTCCGCTCGTAGCGGACGCCTTCTCCGCCCGCCGAGCCCCGCTCTAGCGGCGCCGGGGGCCCGGCTGTTGCGGCTCCCGGGAAATGGGGCCGTGCAGGCCGCAAGTCCTGAGCGCGCTGGCTGGACCGAGGCACTGCGGGCCGCCGTGGCCGCCGTCCCCGCAGACACGCTGTCCGGCCTGGCCTGCTCGGCCAGCTGCTCGGCGGCACTGGACGCTGTGTACCGCCTCAAGGGCCGCAGCGAGACCAAGCCGCTGGCCGTACGCCTGGGCCGCGTGGCCGACGTCTACAGATATTGCCAAGTCAGAGTACCCGAGGAGCTCCTCAAAGACCTGTTGCCAGGTCCAGTGACTCTGGTGATGGAACGCTCAGAAGAGCTCCACAAAGACCTGAACCCCTTTACTCCTCTGGTAGGTATCCGGATTCCTGACCATGCCTTCATGCTGGACTTGGCCCAGATGTTTGGGGGACCTCTTGCTCTCACCAGTGCCAACCTCAGCTCCCAGGCCAGTTCTCTGAAT gtatatcaggaGTTCCAAGACCTTTGGCCTCATTTGTCCCTGGTCATTGATGGGGGACCAATTGGGGATGGTCAGAGCCCTGAGTATCGCCTTGGTTCTACTGTGGTTGACTTATCTGTGTCTGGAAAGTTTGGCATCATTCGTCCAGGCTGTGCCCTGGAAAGCACTACAGCCATTCTCCAACAGAAGTACGGGCTACTCCCCTCACACAGGTCCTGCCCATGA